In Rhizobium sp. CIAT894, the following are encoded in one genomic region:
- a CDS encoding acyl-homoserine-lactone synthase: MLRILTKDMFEADRCAFDEMFRARAAVFRDRLGWQVDVRDEWERDRYDETEDPVYLVTQWPSGALTGSLRLLPTTGATMLKSEFCRFFDEPIDIDSPTTWECTRFCVHPLAGQADYNSSRAVATELLSGLCDLALDTGIESIVGVYDAAMIGVYRRIGWRPTALARSRPEIGNLYVGLWEVTADNCRTLRANLSRLIEQASGNPSGAAVDERHGGIR; this comes from the coding sequence ATGTTGCGGATACTCACCAAAGATATGTTCGAGGCCGATCGGTGTGCTTTCGACGAAATGTTTCGGGCTCGCGCCGCCGTTTTTCGCGATCGTCTGGGATGGCAGGTCGATGTCAGGGATGAGTGGGAAAGGGATCGATATGATGAAACGGAAGATCCCGTCTATCTCGTGACGCAATGGCCTTCCGGCGCGCTGACAGGTTCGCTGCGCCTGCTGCCGACCACCGGGGCGACGATGCTCAAGAGCGAGTTCTGCCGGTTCTTCGACGAGCCTATCGATATCGACAGCCCGACGACTTGGGAATGCACCCGCTTCTGCGTTCATCCGCTGGCCGGACAGGCGGATTACAATTCGTCGCGCGCGGTCGCCACGGAACTTCTCTCTGGGCTTTGCGATCTCGCACTCGATACCGGTATCGAGAGTATCGTCGGCGTTTACGACGCCGCGATGATCGGCGTCTATCGCAGGATCGGCTGGAGACCGACCGCGCTTGCCAGATCCCGCCCCGAAATCGGCAATCTGTATGTCGGCCTGTGGGAGGTGACGGCGGACAATTGCCGCACGCTTCGCGCCAATCTCTCCCGGCTTATCGAGCAGGCCTCTGGCAATCCCTCAGGAGCTGCCGTCGATGAAAGACATGGTGGAATCAGATGA
- a CDS encoding dihydrodipicolinate synthase family protein, producing the protein MSDFPFRGLNLAITTPFDAVGRIDYDRLAANVERYLAAGVRSFLFSSGTGMHVYLSKEESEELIRRGARMVDGRAKVIAQTSALLVEDVVERTARARDAGADGVMVLPPFFEGPTDDQGIIDFYSEVATAGLPVIGYNVPQAVGVAVTPDLLEQLSEIPGFCAVKDSGGDLAKQAALIRTGRFVMNGADPLVPYALYAGCDGLIWGGANFAPKTCVALVEAAAGRKWDEVRALWKILEPSMGLIWEGDYVQSVYAAADLIGYGAGVPRKPLRALAPEKLPVLRRSLEALMEREAI; encoded by the coding sequence ATGTCTGACTTCCCATTTCGAGGCCTGAATCTTGCCATCACCACGCCGTTCGACGCCGTCGGACGCATCGATTACGACAGGCTCGCAGCCAATGTCGAGCGCTACCTTGCTGCAGGCGTCAGGAGTTTTCTGTTCAGCTCCGGCACCGGTATGCACGTCTACCTTTCCAAGGAGGAATCCGAGGAACTGATCCGGCGCGGAGCGCGGATGGTCGACGGACGGGCGAAGGTGATCGCTCAGACGTCCGCCCTGCTTGTCGAGGACGTCGTCGAGCGCACCGCCCGCGCGCGCGATGCCGGCGCCGATGGTGTCATGGTTCTTCCGCCCTTCTTCGAAGGGCCGACCGACGATCAGGGCATCATTGATTTTTACAGCGAGGTTGCAACGGCAGGCCTTCCGGTCATCGGCTACAACGTCCCGCAGGCGGTCGGTGTCGCCGTCACGCCCGACCTTCTCGAACAGCTGAGCGAAATCCCCGGCTTCTGCGCCGTCAAGGACAGTGGCGGCGATCTTGCAAAGCAGGCAGCCCTTATCCGCACCGGCCGCTTCGTCATGAACGGCGCCGACCCGCTTGTTCCCTATGCGCTCTATGCCGGATGCGACGGCCTGATCTGGGGTGGGGCGAACTTCGCTCCGAAAACCTGCGTCGCCCTCGTCGAGGCCGCCGCCGGGCGCAAGTGGGACGAGGTGCGCGCGCTCTGGAAGATCCTGGAGCCGTCGATGGGACTGATCTGGGAAGGCGATTACGTGCAGTCCGTCTACGCCGCCGCCGATCTCATCGGCTACGGTGCGGGCGTTCCGCGCAAGCCGCTGCGCGCGCTCGCCCCGGAAAAGCTTCCCGTCCTGCGCCGTTCCCTCGAGGCACTCATGGAGCGGGAGGCGATTTGA
- a CDS encoding LuxR family transcriptional regulator yields the protein MLSSSRFFYSLDRISASPTLQDLEATLDEVRHIYAISHMVLHVTRSSGASADNPLLMLTYPPEWVKQYRERDYFSIDPIVRLGRHGFLPVEWFASKWDSGRAQIFFKEAMAFGVGRQGITLPVRGPQGERSLFTVTSNHPDAYWRQFRMDSIRDLQFLAHHLHDRAMVLSGMRKSADFPQLSRRELQCLGMTANGLMAKQIGARLSISVSAVQLYLASARRKLTVATTSEAVARATALELI from the coding sequence ATGCTGAGCAGTTCTCGTTTTTTCTATAGTCTGGACCGGATTTCCGCATCGCCGACATTGCAGGATCTGGAAGCAACGCTCGATGAAGTCCGCCACATCTATGCGATCTCGCATATGGTTCTGCATGTGACCCGTTCTTCCGGGGCCTCCGCCGACAATCCATTGCTGATGCTGACCTATCCGCCCGAGTGGGTGAAGCAGTATCGCGAACGGGACTATTTCAGCATCGATCCCATCGTGCGCCTCGGCCGGCACGGTTTCCTGCCGGTAGAATGGTTCGCGTCGAAATGGGATTCAGGCCGGGCGCAGATCTTCTTCAAAGAGGCGATGGCCTTCGGCGTCGGCCGGCAAGGCATCACCCTGCCGGTGCGGGGACCGCAAGGCGAGCGATCGCTGTTTACCGTCACATCAAACCATCCCGATGCCTATTGGCGGCAGTTCCGGATGGACAGCATTCGCGATCTTCAGTTTCTCGCCCACCATCTCCATGACAGGGCAATGGTTCTTTCGGGCATGAGAAAGAGTGCGGATTTTCCGCAATTGTCGCGCCGCGAACTCCAATGCCTTGGTATGACGGCGAACGGCCTTATGGCAAAACAGATCGGCGCCCGCCTGTCCATTTCGGTCAGCGCGGTGCAGCTCTATCTCGCTTCGGCGCGCCGGAAGCTGACCGTCGCCACGACCAGCGAAGCGGTCGCCAGGGCCACCGCGCTTGAGTTGATATAG
- the alr gene encoding alanine racemase encodes MDGDLLVSHAHTAAIMRGATGYLKIDLTALGRNYRKLLSMLAPVRAGAVVKADAYGLGAERVAKTLYGQGCRHFFVAQFVEAVRLRPALAQDAQIFVLNGLQPGSEIACAEMGVVPVLNSLAQWRQWSAAAGALKRCLPAVLQFDTGMSRLGFPPEERAELAAALRDGGNVEILFIMSHLASADEGDGKQNGEQLAEMAGIAEEFPGLDISFANSGGVFLGGAYHGVLARPGIALYGGAPNAGEKNPMEPVVSLNVAVVQTRTVPSGTKVSYGGAYVAQREMRLATIAAGYADGLPRSLGDRGAVFYRGVRLPIVGRVSMDSITIDISVLPENTLTLGSLVEVLGPHQTLEDIARDADTISYEILTGLGDRYHRQYR; translated from the coding sequence ATGGACGGTGATCTTCTGGTTTCCCACGCACACACTGCCGCGATCATGCGGGGAGCCACGGGCTATCTCAAGATCGACCTTACCGCTCTCGGCCGCAATTACCGCAAGCTCCTGTCGATGCTGGCGCCGGTGCGCGCGGGCGCCGTCGTCAAGGCCGATGCCTATGGCCTCGGCGCCGAGCGGGTGGCCAAAACCCTTTATGGTCAAGGCTGCAGGCATTTCTTCGTCGCCCAGTTCGTCGAGGCCGTCAGGCTCCGGCCGGCGCTTGCGCAGGACGCCCAGATTTTCGTGCTGAACGGCTTGCAGCCGGGCAGTGAAATTGCCTGCGCCGAGATGGGCGTCGTCCCGGTTCTGAATTCGCTTGCCCAGTGGCGGCAATGGTCGGCAGCGGCGGGCGCACTGAAGCGCTGCCTGCCTGCCGTCCTGCAATTCGACACCGGCATGTCGCGGCTCGGTTTCCCCCCGGAGGAAAGGGCCGAGCTCGCGGCTGCCCTTCGCGACGGCGGCAATGTCGAGATCCTGTTCATCATGAGCCACCTGGCCTCGGCCGATGAGGGAGATGGTAAGCAGAACGGCGAGCAACTGGCGGAGATGGCCGGCATCGCCGAGGAATTTCCGGGCCTCGATATTTCCTTTGCCAATTCCGGCGGCGTTTTCCTCGGTGGGGCCTATCACGGTGTCCTCGCCCGGCCCGGTATCGCGCTCTATGGCGGCGCGCCCAATGCCGGCGAGAAAAACCCGATGGAGCCGGTCGTCAGCCTCAACGTCGCCGTCGTGCAGACGCGGACCGTGCCATCGGGTACGAAGGTCAGTTATGGCGGTGCGTATGTCGCCCAAAGGGAAATGCGGCTCGCCACCATCGCCGCCGGTTATGCCGACGGCCTGCCGCGAAGCCTCGGCGACCGCGGCGCCGTCTTTTACCGGGGCGTCCGCCTGCCGATCGTCGGGCGCGTGTCGATGGACAGCATCACCATCGACATATCGGTCCTGCCGGAAAACACGCTGACGCTCGGCAGCCTTGTCGAAGTGCTCGGCCCGCATCAGACGCTCGAGGACATCGCCCGCGATGCCGACACCATATCTTACGAAATCCTAACCGGTCTCGGCGATCGTTATCACAGGCAATATCGCTGA
- a CDS encoding D-amino acid dehydrogenase, producing MKVIVLGAGILGVTSAYQLAKAGHEVTVVDRQPGPALETSFANAGEVSFGYCSPWAAPGIPAKAMKWLFMKHAPLILRPKFDVAMLSWMARMLSNCTSERYAINKSRMLRLADYSRIALAELRAETGIAYDERMQGTLQLFRTQQQLDASAKDVKALAADGIPYEVLDRDGCIRVEPALKHVREKIVGGLLTPKDETGDCFKFANALAAKAEALGVRFVYGTTIKRLDVEAGRVRGVVTARARDRDRDGDGDHESMSADAVVVALGSYSPLLLNPLGIRLPVYPVKGYSLTIPITDAARAPESTVMDETYKIAITRLGDRIRVGGMAEISGYTNDLGLARRSTLEHSVTDLFPGGDVSKASFWSGLRPMTPDGTPVIGPTKIKGLFLNTGHGTLGWTMSTGSARLIGDLVSGRSPEIDAKDLAVSRYG from the coding sequence ATGAAAGTCATCGTTCTGGGCGCCGGCATCCTCGGCGTCACCTCCGCTTATCAACTCGCCAAAGCAGGCCATGAGGTCACGGTCGTCGACCGTCAACCCGGCCCGGCGCTGGAAACGAGCTTTGCCAATGCCGGCGAAGTCTCCTTCGGCTATTGTTCGCCCTGGGCGGCACCCGGCATTCCGGCGAAGGCCATGAAGTGGCTGTTCATGAAACATGCGCCGCTCATCCTGCGCCCGAAATTCGATGTGGCCATGCTCTCCTGGATGGCGAGGATGCTGTCGAACTGCACCTCCGAGCGCTACGCGATCAACAAGAGCCGCATGCTGCGACTTGCCGATTACAGCCGCATCGCGCTCGCCGAGCTACGCGCCGAAACCGGCATCGCCTATGACGAACGCATGCAGGGAACGCTGCAACTGTTCCGCACGCAACAGCAGCTCGATGCCTCGGCCAAGGACGTCAAGGCGCTCGCCGCCGACGGCATCCCCTATGAGGTGCTGGACCGGGACGGCTGCATTCGCGTCGAACCGGCGCTGAAGCATGTGCGCGAGAAGATCGTCGGCGGCCTGCTGACGCCGAAGGACGAAACCGGCGACTGCTTCAAGTTCGCCAATGCTCTCGCTGCAAAGGCCGAAGCGCTCGGTGTCCGCTTCGTCTACGGCACGACGATCAAGCGGCTCGATGTCGAGGCCGGCCGCGTGCGCGGGGTTGTCACCGCTCGCGCTCGCGATCGCGATCGCGATGGCGACGGCGACCACGAGAGCATGAGCGCGGATGCGGTGGTGGTCGCGCTCGGCAGCTATTCGCCGCTGCTGCTGAACCCGCTCGGCATCCGTCTGCCGGTCTATCCGGTCAAAGGCTATTCGCTCACCATCCCGATCACCGATGCCGCGCGCGCGCCGGAATCGACCGTCATGGACGAAACCTACAAGATTGCGATCACCCGGCTCGGCGATCGAATCCGCGTCGGCGGCATGGCTGAAATTTCAGGCTATACCAACGATCTTGGCCTGGCCCGCCGCAGCACGCTGGAGCATTCCGTCACCGATCTCTTCCCCGGCGGCGATGTTTCCAAGGCTTCCTTCTGGTCGGGCCTGCGCCCGATGACGCCGGACGGTACGCCGGTCATCGGCCCGACGAAGATCAAGGGCCTCTTCCTCAATACCGGTCATGGCACGCTCGGCTGGACCATGAGCACCGGTTCGGCACGGCTGATAGGCGATCTCGTCAGCGGCCGCTCGCCTGAAATCGACGCCAAGGATCTTGCCGTAAGCCGCTACGGCTGA
- a CDS encoding GntR family transcriptional regulator has product MDAEINPDRKGNLGLMLRRRILTMELPPGAVLDEVALSEEFGLSRPPVRELMRQMAGEGYIELEANRAARVSSMSYQSLRDFFLLAPMIYITANKLAAENATRGQLDVLKQVQQSFRKAVDNCDVEGRVFYNDQFHRQIGEMAHNVYLVPSLRRLQIDHARIGKVFYTHPNTPRMQEELELAAQQHDEMIEAIGKRDPDAAGELARIHIELSRRNMAMYAAPEGLETPTP; this is encoded by the coding sequence AATCTTGGCCTCATGCTCCGCAGGCGCATCTTGACGATGGAGCTGCCACCCGGGGCGGTGTTGGATGAAGTGGCGCTGAGTGAAGAGTTCGGACTATCCCGTCCGCCGGTTCGCGAGCTGATGCGCCAGATGGCCGGCGAAGGCTACATCGAGCTGGAAGCAAACCGCGCTGCGCGCGTGAGTTCGATGAGTTACCAGTCGCTTCGCGACTTCTTTCTTCTTGCGCCGATGATCTACATCACAGCCAACAAGCTGGCTGCCGAGAACGCAACGCGTGGGCAGCTCGACGTACTCAAGCAGGTTCAGCAATCGTTTCGAAAGGCGGTCGACAATTGCGATGTCGAGGGGCGCGTCTTCTACAACGACCAGTTCCACCGCCAGATCGGCGAGATGGCGCATAATGTCTATCTGGTTCCGAGCTTGCGGCGGCTGCAGATTGACCATGCGCGCATCGGCAAGGTTTTCTACACGCACCCGAATACGCCTCGCATGCAGGAAGAACTCGAGCTCGCCGCGCAACAACATGACGAGATGATCGAGGCCATCGGGAAACGGGACCCCGACGCAGCCGGAGAGCTGGCACGGATTCACATCGAGCTCTCACGACGAAACATGGCCATGTACGCGGCCCCGGAGGGCCTGGAGACGCCGACCCCTTAG
- a CDS encoding helix-turn-helix domain-containing protein: MTHDLARGKRIREAISRGKFRKVHALAAELNVSVAAVSRWQNGGHTSLESACALAHLLDVSLDWLLLGRGTMDWHRSDTVSPTELQLVQALRDRPAAARSNLMGLVESIPPERL, from the coding sequence ATGACGCACGACCTGGCACGCGGCAAACGCATTCGCGAGGCGATATCCCGCGGCAAGTTTCGGAAGGTTCACGCACTCGCGGCCGAACTGAACGTATCGGTCGCCGCCGTCTCCCGCTGGCAGAATGGCGGCCACACCTCGCTCGAAAGCGCCTGTGCGCTGGCGCACCTCCTGGATGTCTCCCTCGACTGGCTGCTGCTCGGACGAGGGACCATGGATTGGCATCGGAGCGACACGGTTTCCCCTACGGAATTGCAATTGGTTCAGGCATTGCGCGACCGGCCTGCGGCAGCCCGGTCCAATCTCATGGGATTGGTCGAATCCATCCCCCCGGAGCGTCTGTAA
- a CDS encoding FAD-binding oxidoreductase yields MTQAAKNVFVASRLPKRAGVSGWVATLQPRTPRPSLNGPVIADVAIIGGGFAGLSAARRTSRLDPAAKVAVLEAGVVGEGPAGANSGFIIDLPHEVSSDDFSGESEAKFRQSVLIQRSAIALASEMAAENGWGKDVFDPCGRYSVAISAEGDKHLEDYAAQLTKMGEDHRLLDVREIQAVTGSPVYTSGLFTPGTIIVQPAAYIRGVADCLKEPVTLYERTPALSFERFGTGWLVKTPQGSVQAGKIIMANNGHAESFGFFRGRLLHVFTYASLTEAFDPSRLGGERKWAATPALPMGTTVRRITTGGGDRILVRSRYSYNPSIAVSDSAIRRAGHLHDGKFSKRFPTLGGVAMQYRWAGAMALTRNHVPAFGEIEHGVFAACGCNGLGASNSTAAGIAAAELALGHDSELGRIYARLAAPTALPPQPFTTIGAKTHLAYREWRAGSE; encoded by the coding sequence GTGACCCAGGCCGCAAAGAACGTCTTTGTTGCATCCAGGCTTCCGAAACGCGCAGGCGTGTCGGGCTGGGTGGCCACGCTTCAGCCGCGCACGCCGCGGCCCTCGCTGAACGGGCCGGTCATTGCGGATGTCGCCATCATCGGCGGCGGTTTCGCGGGGCTTTCCGCGGCCCGGCGCACATCGCGCCTCGACCCGGCCGCCAAGGTCGCCGTGCTGGAAGCGGGTGTCGTCGGCGAGGGGCCAGCGGGGGCGAATTCGGGCTTCATCATCGACCTGCCCCACGAGGTCTCCTCCGACGATTTCAGCGGAGAGTCGGAAGCCAAGTTCAGGCAGTCCGTGCTCATACAGCGCTCCGCCATCGCTCTGGCGAGCGAGATGGCGGCCGAAAACGGCTGGGGCAAGGACGTGTTCGATCCCTGTGGCCGATACAGCGTCGCTATCAGCGCGGAAGGCGACAAGCACCTCGAGGATTATGCGGCACAGCTGACGAAAATGGGCGAGGACCATCGGCTCCTTGACGTCAGGGAGATCCAGGCGGTGACGGGATCGCCGGTCTACACCTCCGGTCTGTTCACGCCCGGCACGATCATCGTGCAGCCCGCGGCCTATATACGCGGGGTTGCCGACTGCCTGAAAGAGCCGGTCACCCTTTACGAGCGGACGCCAGCACTCTCGTTCGAGCGCTTCGGTACGGGCTGGCTTGTCAAGACGCCGCAAGGCTCCGTGCAGGCGGGAAAGATTATCATGGCGAATAACGGGCATGCGGAGAGCTTCGGCTTTTTCCGTGGCCGTCTGCTCCACGTCTTTACCTACGCTTCCCTCACCGAGGCGTTCGACCCTTCGCGCCTCGGCGGAGAACGAAAATGGGCTGCCACCCCAGCCTTGCCGATGGGAACGACCGTCCGCCGCATCACCACGGGCGGCGGCGACCGAATCCTGGTGCGCTCTCGCTACAGCTACAATCCGAGCATCGCCGTCAGCGATAGCGCGATCCGGCGGGCCGGCCATCTGCACGACGGCAAGTTTTCCAAACGCTTTCCGACGCTTGGCGGTGTCGCGATGCAGTATCGCTGGGCCGGCGCGATGGCGCTCACACGCAATCATGTCCCGGCATTCGGCGAGATCGAACATGGCGTCTTCGCGGCATGCGGCTGCAACGGCCTGGGAGCGTCGAATTCGACGGCGGCAGGGATCGCCGCGGCGGAACTGGCGCTCGGACACGATTCCGAACTCGGCCGCATCTATGCCCGCCTGGCTGCCCCGACGGCATTGCCGCCGCAGCCCTTCACGACGATCGGAGCCAAAACCCATCTCGCCTATCGCGAGTGGCGCGCAGGATCCGAGTGA
- a CDS encoding Lrp/AsnC family transcriptional regulator: MTALDATDRNILRLLRLDARMSNAKLAAEVVLSPSACLRRIKIMEKTGVIRGYTALLDTSNADAMIAVIINITLERQTEDYLDRFEAAVRRHPEIRECFLMTGGSDYLLRVEVANAGEFERIHKEILSALPGVLRIHSSFSIRNVLATRTKGRR; the protein is encoded by the coding sequence ATGACCGCCCTAGACGCGACAGACCGCAACATCCTGAGGCTCCTGCGCCTCGACGCCCGCATGAGCAATGCCAAGCTCGCGGCCGAGGTCGTGCTCTCACCCTCGGCCTGCCTCAGGCGCATCAAAATCATGGAAAAGACGGGTGTGATCCGCGGCTATACCGCCCTTCTCGATACGAGCAATGCGGATGCGATGATCGCCGTGATCATCAACATCACCCTGGAACGGCAGACGGAGGATTATCTCGACCGCTTCGAGGCGGCGGTCCGCCGGCATCCCGAGATCCGCGAATGTTTTCTGATGACGGGCGGCTCCGATTACCTGCTGCGCGTGGAAGTCGCCAATGCGGGCGAATTCGAGCGGATCCACAAGGAGATCTTGTCTGCCCTGCCGGGCGTGCTGAGGATTCACTCCAGCTTCTCGATCCGCAACGTGCTGGCGACACGGACGAAAGGCAGGCGCTGA